A portion of the Candidatus Pristimantibacillus lignocellulolyticus genome contains these proteins:
- a CDS encoding ABC transporter substrate-binding protein — MRKYTKLLASVLLTGTVLLAGCGATSDPSTTNEATGEKITITDFNNREITVNGVPDKIAALSIGETNIIYSLEGSLVGRPTTEVPLQWESSYDVREIGTTHEVDLEQIAYVKPQVVLAHNIMNEKDVAKLESIGAKVILTSGNSVADIQRQITLFGDLLQKQSKAEQLVAEIDSKLAELAAASQESVPALIVYGAPGTFMAALPSSLAGDLLSLAGGTNIAANYPQLASYPQYATLDMERIVESNPQAIFIMTHADPEDVKNSFIREMEASSAWNSIDAVKNGRIEVLPAELFGSNPGTRINESLDYMSKALHL, encoded by the coding sequence ATGCGTAAATATACAAAACTATTAGCTAGTGTATTACTTACGGGTACTGTTCTACTAGCTGGCTGTGGTGCAACGTCTGATCCATCTACTACGAACGAAGCAACTGGTGAAAAGATTACGATTACTGATTTCAATAATCGTGAGATTACGGTAAATGGTGTACCTGATAAGATCGCGGCACTAAGTATTGGTGAAACTAACATTATCTACTCCCTTGAAGGCTCGTTAGTCGGTCGACCAACAACTGAGGTACCGCTGCAATGGGAATCTTCCTATGACGTACGTGAAATTGGTACAACTCATGAGGTTGATCTAGAACAAATTGCTTATGTGAAGCCACAGGTCGTTCTCGCTCACAACATTATGAATGAAAAAGATGTTGCGAAGCTTGAAAGCATTGGTGCAAAAGTTATCCTCACAAGTGGTAACTCAGTAGCAGACATTCAACGCCAAATCACCTTATTCGGAGATTTACTACAAAAACAGAGTAAAGCTGAACAGTTAGTAGCTGAGATTGATAGTAAGCTTGCTGAATTAGCTGCTGCATCGCAAGAGTCTGTTCCAGCTCTAATCGTATATGGTGCTCCTGGCACATTTATGGCAGCATTACCTAGCTCACTTGCTGGAGACCTTCTTTCACTTGCTGGTGGTACTAATATTGCTGCAAATTATCCGCAATTAGCTAGTTACCCTCAATATGCTACGCTTGATATGGAACGTATTGTCGAGTCGAATCCACAAGCAATCTTCATTATGACGCATGCTGACCCTGAAGATGTGAAGAATAGTTTCATTCGCGAGATGGAAGCTAGTAGCGCTTGGAACAGTATTGACGCAGTAAAAAATGGTCGTATCGAAGTATTACCTGCTGAGCTGTTTGGCTCTAATCCAGGTACACGTATTAACGAGTCGCTAGACTATATGAGCAAAGCACTTCATCTATAA
- a CDS encoding NEAT domain-containing protein, producing the protein MSYQHDYVRKLLTVVVMSLLLVFLGTSHAMAATALEDGEYTINYEILRGDTKDDSTSLADGYWNKPAKVFVKDGNITVQTTINQHAWVVAFATQYNGKMVDAKVVSTNEKANSRVTEFKVKNFEDMLLSEMTVEIPEMDYYHSYEVRFKFYPDSLKSVGKPAETAKPTATPKPTAKPTSTAKVTPEPTKDTSSTGTSPAKPTTSTKPQATTDPMTPSSSNGSGSDSATSDPNASSSPDDSKVVAGSEGSEIGINGNEDASTKDDAEVLTGEKTDDVVVVSEQGITANEAVDGATDVETEQFTVDKEEKQGGTIAIVLIIIVAVLFIAGAIAWIVMNRKRNK; encoded by the coding sequence ATGAGTTATCAACACGATTATGTAAGAAAGTTGCTTACAGTAGTAGTGATGTCTTTATTATTAGTCTTTTTAGGTACATCTCATGCAATGGCAGCGACAGCGCTTGAGGATGGAGAATATACAATTAATTATGAGATACTTAGAGGCGACACGAAAGACGACTCTACTTCACTAGCAGATGGATATTGGAATAAGCCTGCTAAAGTATTTGTGAAAGACGGTAACATTACAGTTCAAACAACCATTAATCAGCACGCTTGGGTTGTTGCATTTGCAACACAATATAATGGAAAAATGGTTGATGCTAAAGTCGTATCAACGAATGAGAAGGCTAATTCAAGAGTTACAGAATTCAAAGTTAAAAACTTTGAGGATATGTTATTATCCGAAATGACTGTTGAAATTCCGGAGATGGATTACTACCATAGTTATGAAGTACGATTCAAATTTTATCCGGACTCGTTGAAATCAGTTGGTAAGCCTGCGGAAACAGCTAAGCCAACAGCAACGCCTAAACCGACAGCTAAACCAACGTCAACGGCTAAAGTAACACCTGAACCAACAAAAGATACATCGAGCACAGGTACGAGTCCAGCAAAGCCTACAACTTCAACGAAACCACAAGCTACAACTGATCCGATGACACCGAGTTCATCTAATGGTTCAGGTTCTGACTCTGCAACATCAGATCCTAATGCAAGCTCCTCTCCTGATGATAGTAAGGTAGTAGCAGGTAGTGAAGGTTCTGAGATTGGTATTAATGGAAACGAGGATGCATCGACAAAAGACGATGCGGAAGTACTTACAGGTGAAAAAACGGATGATGTTGTCGTAGTATCTGAACAAGGTATTACTGCTAATGAAGCAGTAGATGGCGCAACTGACGTTGAGACGGAACAATTTACCGTTGATAAAGAAGAAAAGCAAGGCGGTACGATTGCAATTGTACTTATTATTATCGTTGCAGTACTATTCATTGCAGGTGCTATTGCTTGGATTGTTATGAATCGTAAACGCAATAAATAA
- a CDS encoding S-layer homology domain-containing protein, whose product MKKKMVKHLSTAVVAAMLVGSVPAFAMAAEVSPITATQETATSALVHFVNSGDTSKLSSMAAYVSEPKTYTKDGVTYLRLDVQQQYSVKITVEGKEGTKVGEYVKTVEGRNGSQEVTFFTFDYALTDATAIIKSQASYFVPGVFTETQVHDLFIVIGNDIDAAKAELTTLIAQAQLEKAPTAALQTALAAAEKANNYVTKKVDLEAALKALKVAFAENPSVAQVYFVNESDSSKLSSMGNYLSNPKIYTKDGVTYLRLDVQQVYDVTVKVEGKDGAKVAQYVATVNGRTGPQEVTFFTFDYAIADAKAVIKASASYMVPGVFTEPQSHGINIVIGSNVDAVKAKLVKALAVANTVTNPSAALTTAIATATAANSYLKSNEEIVTATNALVEVVAQNVSFSDATTHWAKDAINLAVAKGVVNGYTDGTFQPNKNITRAEFTKLIATALDLPVANNELTFKDAASIQEWAVPFVKQAVNAGIITGYQDDTFRANNNITRAEMAVMVVKALNIKELASADELTFKDSDAIPAYAKTYVATAVKLGLVTGLTKDTFGPNGQATRAEAVTIIGRAQ is encoded by the coding sequence ATGAAGAAGAAAATGGTAAAACATCTATCAACAGCAGTAGTTGCAGCTATGCTAGTGGGATCGGTTCCAGCATTCGCAATGGCAGCAGAAGTTAGCCCTATTACTGCTACACAAGAAACAGCAACAAGTGCACTTGTACATTTCGTAAATAGTGGTGACACTTCTAAATTATCAAGCATGGCAGCTTATGTATCTGAACCAAAAACATACACGAAAGACGGAGTTACTTATTTGCGTCTAGATGTTCAACAACAATATAGTGTGAAAATTACTGTTGAAGGTAAAGAAGGCACTAAAGTTGGAGAATATGTGAAAACAGTAGAAGGCCGTAACGGTTCTCAAGAAGTTACATTTTTCACTTTTGATTATGCATTAACAGATGCAACAGCAATTATAAAATCTCAAGCTTCTTATTTCGTTCCTGGTGTATTCACAGAAACTCAAGTACATGACCTTTTCATCGTAATTGGTAATGATATCGATGCAGCAAAAGCTGAACTTACAACATTAATCGCGCAAGCCCAATTAGAAAAAGCTCCAACTGCAGCACTTCAAACGGCTCTCGCAGCTGCTGAGAAAGCTAACAACTATGTAACGAAAAAAGTTGATTTGGAAGCAGCACTTAAAGCTCTGAAAGTAGCATTTGCTGAGAATCCATCAGTTGCTCAAGTATATTTCGTGAATGAAAGTGATTCTAGTAAACTTTCTTCAATGGGTAACTATCTTTCCAATCCAAAAATATATACAAAAGACGGTGTAACGTACCTTCGTCTTGATGTACAACAAGTATACGATGTAACGGTTAAAGTAGAAGGTAAAGATGGTGCTAAAGTTGCCCAGTACGTTGCAACAGTAAATGGACGTACTGGTCCACAAGAAGTAACATTCTTCACATTCGATTATGCAATTGCTGATGCAAAAGCAGTAATCAAAGCATCTGCTTCATACATGGTTCCGGGTGTATTCACTGAGCCACAATCTCACGGAATTAACATCGTTATCGGAAGCAATGTTGATGCAGTAAAAGCTAAGCTAGTAAAAGCACTTGCAGTAGCTAACACAGTAACAAATCCTTCTGCAGCACTAACGACTGCGATTGCTACAGCTACAGCTGCAAATAGCTACTTGAAATCTAATGAAGAAATCGTTACAGCTACAAATGCTTTAGTAGAAGTTGTTGCGCAAAACGTAAGCTTCTCTGATGCTACAACTCACTGGGCAAAAGATGCTATTAACTTAGCAGTAGCGAAAGGCGTTGTAAATGGTTATACAGATGGTACATTCCAACCAAACAAAAACATTACACGTGCTGAATTCACTAAGTTAATTGCTACAGCTCTTGATTTGCCAGTAGCTAACAATGAATTAACATTTAAAGACGCTGCAAGTATTCAAGAATGGGCAGTTCCATTTGTAAAACAAGCAGTAAACGCTGGAATTATTACTGGATACCAAGACGACACATTCCGTGCTAACAATAACATTACGCGTGCAGAAATGGCCGTTATGGTTGTTAAAGCGCTAAATATTAAAGAACTTGCTTCTGCAGATGAGCTAACGTTCAAAGATAGTGATGCTATCCCAGCTTATGCAAAAACATATGTAGCTACTGCAGTGAAACTAGGTCTAGTTACTGGTCTTACTAAAG